Proteins encoded in a region of the Cytobacillus pseudoceanisediminis genome:
- a CDS encoding sensor histidine kinase produces MDLQYRLDPEVIINGDEGRIEQIIQNIMDNSIRYTAEGRISIRLSQEKDKCVIQIEDTGIGISEEHLSKIKQRFYRVNKGRTRSDGGTGLGLAIAEKLVKLHQGELTVLSELNKGTTVRIVLPLFEIR; encoded by the coding sequence TTGGATTTACAATACCGCCTGGATCCTGAAGTAATCATCAACGGGGATGAAGGCAGGATTGAGCAGATCATCCAAAATATTATGGATAATTCAATTCGGTATACAGCAGAAGGCAGAATCAGCATCCGTTTATCTCAAGAGAAAGATAAATGCGTGATTCAAATAGAGGATACAGGGATTGGGATTTCTGAAGAACATTTAAGCAAAATTAAACAAAGGTTTTATAGAGTGAATAAAGGCAGAACGAGATCAGATGGCGGTACAGGTCTTGGTCTTGCGATTGCAGAAAAGCTAGTTAAGCTCCATCAAGGTGAGCTGACTGTTTTAAGTGAATTAAATAAAGGTACGACGGTTAGAATCGTGCTGCCGCTGTTCGAAATAAGGTAA
- a CDS encoding GNAT family N-acetyltransferase, giving the protein MDIRKGTKEDLKKIMDIVQQTVSIMESEGNDQWNRTYPQDQDFLADIEAGNLYTAIFDGKVAGSITVDQTQAKEYKNASWRKDEPCFVFHRLAVDPEIRGEGIASKLILFAEEHAVSKGIPYMRTDTYSLNTKAQRLFEKNGYVIAGTIFMDRVNPFYCYDKLLD; this is encoded by the coding sequence ATGGATATTAGAAAAGGAACAAAAGAAGATTTGAAAAAAATTATGGACATCGTCCAGCAGACTGTTAGCATTATGGAATCCGAGGGAAATGACCAATGGAACCGGACTTATCCCCAGGATCAGGACTTTTTAGCTGATATTGAAGCAGGCAATTTGTACACGGCCATCTTTGATGGAAAAGTTGCAGGTTCCATTACTGTCGATCAAACTCAGGCTAAGGAATATAAAAATGCCTCGTGGAGAAAAGATGAGCCGTGTTTTGTATTTCACCGTCTGGCAGTAGATCCAGAGATCAGAGGTGAGGGAATTGCGAGCAAGTTAATTTTATTTGCTGAAGAACATGCAGTCAGTAAAGGGATACCGTATATGAGAACCGATACATACTCGCTGAATACAAAGGCTCAAAGATTATTTGAAAAAAACGGATATGTCATTGCAGGTACAATCTTCATGGATCGGGTCAACCCTTTTTATTGTTATGATAAACTGCTTGATTAA
- a CDS encoding CAP domain-containing protein yields MNKKVIYSVAAAAALLVSAPGANQADAASNCPTPEQAKKMVVSQSGNLSQEQINSILQKYLKNYNINWGNVQVNKQEAQKPAAPAAQPAKAQETAKAPAAQPAKAQETAKAPAQQQAPAEQTKEAAPATSEVSAYEKKVLELTNQERAKAGVPALKLDVELSKVAREKSRDMQSKGYFDHNSPTYGSPFDMMKQFGISYTTAGENIAMGQQSPEEVVQAWMNSEGHRKNIMNANFTHLGVGHVADGNYWTQMFIGK; encoded by the coding sequence ATGAATAAGAAAGTTATTTACTCAGTAGCAGCGGCAGCAGCATTACTAGTATCAGCACCAGGAGCTAACCAAGCGGACGCAGCTTCAAATTGTCCTACTCCTGAACAAGCTAAAAAAATGGTAGTTTCTCAATCTGGTAACCTAAGCCAGGAACAGATCAATAGCATTCTTCAAAAATACCTTAAAAACTACAATATTAATTGGGGAAATGTTCAAGTAAATAAACAGGAAGCTCAAAAGCCGGCAGCTCCAGCAGCGCAGCCTGCAAAAGCACAAGAAACAGCAAAAGCTCCAGCAGCGCAGCCTGCAAAAGCACAGGAAACAGCAAAGGCTCCTGCACAGCAGCAAGCACCTGCTGAGCAGACAAAAGAAGCGGCACCTGCAACTTCTGAAGTAAGTGCTTATGAGAAAAAAGTACTTGAATTAACTAACCAGGAACGTGCAAAAGCAGGAGTGCCTGCGCTTAAATTGGATGTAGAATTAAGCAAAGTTGCTCGTGAAAAATCACGTGATATGCAGTCTAAAGGATATTTTGACCATAACAGCCCAACTTACGGTTCACCATTTGATATGATGAAGCAATTCGGCATCTCATACACTACAGCAGGCGAAAACATTGCTATGGGCCAACAGTCTCCTGAAGAAGTTGTACAAGCTTGGATGAATAGTGAAGGCCACCGTAAAAACATCATGAATGCAAACTTCACGCATCTTGGTGTAGGCCATGTTGCTGACGGTAACTACTGGACTCAAATGTTCATTGGCAAATAA
- a CDS encoding FixH family protein, whose protein sequence is MKKLLNIWLPVMFMVSLTACSNHNAAEEEPQFLEVELSINPEKAKANEPVVFEAKVTYGEEEVTDADEVKFEIWRANAEEHEKILVEHAENGIYRLDKTFEEEGTYYIYSHVTARRMHNMPKKEFVIGQPSEPEKESASPEIENMEENDDSGH, encoded by the coding sequence ATGAAGAAGCTACTAAATATTTGGCTCCCGGTAATGTTCATGGTAAGCCTGACAGCCTGCAGCAATCACAATGCAGCTGAGGAAGAACCGCAATTCCTGGAAGTCGAATTATCGATTAATCCTGAAAAAGCAAAAGCAAATGAGCCGGTAGTTTTTGAAGCAAAAGTTACATATGGGGAAGAAGAGGTCACGGATGCAGATGAAGTAAAGTTTGAAATCTGGAGAGCAAATGCGGAAGAACACGAAAAAATTCTTGTTGAACATGCTGAAAACGGGATTTATCGCCTCGACAAAACATTCGAAGAAGAAGGAACCTACTATATATATTCACACGTAACGGCACGAAGGATGCATAATATGCCTAAAAAAGAATTTGTGATCGGCCAGCCTAGTGAACCTGAAAAAGAATCAGCCAGCCCGGAAATAGAAAATATGGAAGAGAATGATGATAGCGGCCATTAA
- a CDS encoding Hsp20/alpha crystallin family protein: MELKKWKDLIKMSAQYQNQDFWDTLSPENSSHNKKHSFSGLEQDKINRFLSNQDIYPRCDMYECNGDIKIEAELPGVCKNDIKVSLVGNELIIKGKCSSFHQHLRYFLKERHSRSFEKVLTLPMPVDKYSIETSFEHGILSISLPILIQEEEAIPIFVKGEETL; the protein is encoded by the coding sequence ATGGAACTGAAAAAATGGAAAGATTTAATAAAAATGTCCGCTCAATATCAGAACCAGGATTTTTGGGACACCTTATCGCCTGAGAATTCCAGTCACAATAAAAAACATTCCTTTTCAGGACTGGAGCAGGATAAAATCAATCGTTTCCTATCTAATCAGGATATTTATCCGCGATGTGACATGTATGAGTGCAATGGGGATATCAAAATTGAAGCAGAGCTCCCCGGAGTTTGCAAAAATGACATTAAAGTATCTCTCGTAGGAAATGAACTAATTATTAAAGGAAAATGTTCTTCATTTCATCAGCACTTGCGCTATTTTCTGAAAGAAAGACATAGCAGATCCTTTGAAAAAGTGCTTACCCTCCCCATGCCTGTTGATAAATATTCAATAGAAACGTCATTCGAACATGGGATACTTTCCATTTCTCTCCCCATCTTAATCCAAGAGGAAGAAGCAATACCCATTTTTGTAAAGGGTGAAGAAACGCTTTAA
- a CDS encoding amidohydrolase, which translates to MMKILLKNAFIYPVASPAFHGDVLVENGKILKTGKNLKSDSNVKIIDCHRHHLLPGFIDVHTHLGLYDEGTGWAGNDANETIEPLSPHIRAMDGVYPLDPAFADAVKYGITTAHIMPGSANVIGGTTSVIKTAGKNISKMIIQETAGLKIALGENPKRIHSHGNKDSITRMGIMGMLREAFYEALQCDNPDSLRFAPLVKALKREIPVRIHAHRADDIISAIRFAEEFNLDLRIEHCTEGHLIADELEGLNLKVSVGPTLTRRSKVELKNKTWKTYQQLTEHGVEVSITTDHPYTPVQYLNMCAAIAVREGLSEQKALEGITILPAKNLRIDNRLGSIEEGKDADLVLWNHHPFHFLSKPKWTMIGGNFVYRES; encoded by the coding sequence GTGATGAAAATTTTATTAAAAAACGCATTCATTTACCCTGTTGCTTCCCCTGCTTTTCATGGGGATGTCTTAGTAGAAAACGGAAAGATATTAAAGACAGGCAAGAACCTAAAGTCTGATTCAAATGTAAAAATTATTGACTGCCATAGACACCACTTGCTTCCGGGCTTCATAGATGTTCATACTCATTTGGGCCTGTATGATGAAGGCACGGGATGGGCAGGCAATGATGCCAACGAAACAATTGAACCGCTAAGCCCGCACATTCGAGCGATGGATGGAGTATATCCTCTTGATCCGGCTTTTGCGGATGCTGTGAAATATGGCATCACAACTGCCCATATCATGCCGGGCAGCGCCAATGTAATTGGGGGAACTACTTCTGTTATTAAGACTGCAGGAAAAAATATCAGCAAAATGATTATCCAGGAAACAGCCGGACTTAAGATTGCCCTTGGAGAGAATCCAAAACGGATTCACAGCCATGGGAACAAGGATTCCATTACAAGAATGGGGATAATGGGCATGCTGAGGGAAGCCTTTTATGAGGCCTTACAGTGCGATAACCCTGACTCTTTAAGGTTCGCACCGCTTGTAAAAGCACTTAAAAGAGAAATTCCCGTCAGAATCCACGCGCATAGGGCAGATGATATTATTTCTGCTATCCGCTTTGCAGAAGAATTCAATCTGGATCTTCGGATCGAACATTGTACAGAAGGCCATTTAATTGCGGACGAATTGGAAGGGCTGAATTTAAAGGTATCAGTCGGGCCCACTTTAACAAGAAGGTCTAAAGTGGAGCTGAAAAACAAAACCTGGAAAACGTATCAGCAGCTGACAGAGCATGGTGTTGAAGTTTCCATCACTACAGATCATCCCTACACACCTGTACAGTATTTAAATATGTGTGCAGCTATTGCAGTCCGGGAAGGCCTTTCCGAACAAAAGGCCTTAGAAGGAATCACCATTCTGCCGGCAAAAAACCTCAGGATCGATAACCGGCTAGGGAGCATCGAGGAAGGAAAAGATGCCGATTTAGTTTTGTGGAACCATCACCCATTTCACTTTCTTTCCAAGCCGAAATGGACAATGATAGGCGGAAATTTTGTGTACAGGGAATCGTGA
- a CDS encoding MATE family efflux transporter, which yields MNQTYSKKQKLHQLLVILVPILVTQLAMYSMTFIDTLMTGRYNSQDLAGVAIGSSLWVPVFTGLSGILLAVTPIVSHLVGAKKQSEEVAFSVIQGVYLSVIMAVLVFAGGALSLNPILSGMNLENRVHDTAFNYLAALSTGLIPLFVYNVLRSFIDALGKTRVSMIITLLSLPINAVFNYMLIYGKWGFPELGGAGAGYASSITYWLIMLISFFIIHKNSPFSNYGVFRNLHAVSIGKWKEILMIGIPIGLSIFFETSIFSAVTLLMSTFETAVIAAHQIALNFASLLYMIPLSISMALTIVVGFEAGASRFKDAKEYSWIGVGIAVIMALICAAILLAFPREVASIYTKDSDVLKLTANFLIYAMFFQLSDAIQAPVQGALRGYKDVNVTFIMSLISYWIIGLPFGYYLANHSNWGAYGYWIGLITGLAAGAITLTGRLIYLQNKKYPASMKV from the coding sequence ATGAATCAGACATACAGCAAAAAACAAAAGCTGCATCAGCTGCTGGTGATTTTAGTTCCAATACTAGTAACCCAGCTGGCGATGTACTCCATGACATTTATTGATACCTTAATGACCGGCCGCTATAATTCTCAGGACCTGGCAGGTGTAGCGATTGGATCCTCACTTTGGGTTCCAGTGTTCACCGGTCTAAGCGGCATACTCCTTGCTGTTACACCGATCGTGTCCCACTTGGTGGGAGCAAAGAAACAGAGTGAGGAAGTTGCCTTTTCTGTCATTCAGGGTGTTTATCTATCCGTCATTATGGCCGTCCTTGTATTTGCCGGAGGAGCACTCTCCTTAAATCCAATCTTAAGTGGAATGAATCTCGAAAACAGGGTCCATGACACAGCTTTCAACTACCTTGCAGCCTTAAGCACAGGATTGATTCCCCTTTTTGTCTACAATGTATTAAGGTCGTTTATTGACGCTCTTGGCAAGACTAGGGTGAGTATGATTATTACACTTCTTTCACTGCCGATCAATGCTGTGTTTAACTATATGCTTATATATGGCAAATGGGGATTTCCGGAACTCGGAGGAGCAGGTGCAGGTTATGCTTCTTCTATTACTTACTGGCTGATCATGCTTATTTCATTTTTTATTATTCATAAAAATTCCCCATTCTCGAATTATGGAGTTTTCAGGAATTTGCATGCTGTTTCAATCGGCAAATGGAAAGAAATTCTTATGATCGGCATCCCAATTGGCTTATCGATTTTTTTCGAAACAAGCATTTTCTCAGCAGTTACATTATTAATGAGCACATTCGAAACAGCCGTTATCGCCGCTCATCAGATTGCCCTCAATTTTGCATCACTTCTTTATATGATACCGCTCAGCATCTCAATGGCATTAACAATAGTGGTAGGATTTGAAGCAGGGGCTTCACGATTTAAGGATGCTAAAGAGTACAGCTGGATCGGGGTAGGCATTGCCGTAATTATGGCATTAATTTGTGCAGCCATCCTTTTGGCTTTTCCAAGAGAAGTTGCATCTATTTATACAAAAGACAGCGATGTATTAAAATTAACGGCCAATTTTTTAATCTATGCCATGTTCTTTCAGCTTTCAGATGCCATTCAGGCACCTGTCCAGGGAGCGTTAAGGGGGTATAAGGACGTAAACGTCACCTTTATTATGTCACTTATTTCTTATTGGATTATCGGACTGCCCTTTGGCTATTATCTAGCCAATCATTCAAACTGGGGGGCATATGGTTATTGGATAGGCTTAATTACAGGACTTGCAGCTGGCGCCATTACTTTAACAGGCAGGCTGATTTATCTTCAGAACAAAAAATACCCAGCATCCATGAAAGTTTAA
- a CDS encoding sensor histidine kinase, with translation MTEDLREKIDWYNSKSETEVFIVSNPRELSACLPFEIDYQTLIGEEEREELLKGSAVEKMGYEKRFDRKIMGVIIPLLDDNRLQGIIYLYVPLAKISEITQDFAYLWFAAAMIFTVISIILGTMLVKKLTKPLLDMKDAADHVSKGYYDIHLNIDSKDEIGQLANAFNHMSSSIQKEDEKKKDFLANVSHELRTPISYVKGYSEALISEMAESEEDRQKYLQLILRESKRMERLVGDLLDLSKLESDEYKLEKMPLPLGQLIEDAIEKYKPILREKIWIYNTAWILK, from the coding sequence TTGACAGAGGATCTCAGGGAAAAAATCGATTGGTATAATTCAAAATCAGAAACAGAGGTTTTTATTGTCAGTAATCCTAGAGAGCTTAGTGCCTGTCTGCCTTTTGAAATTGACTATCAGACACTAATTGGTGAAGAAGAACGTGAAGAGCTGCTAAAAGGCAGCGCAGTTGAAAAAATGGGATATGAAAAAAGGTTTGACCGAAAGATTATGGGTGTCATTATTCCGCTTCTCGATGATAATCGGCTGCAGGGCATAATATATTTATATGTTCCCCTGGCAAAAATTTCAGAGATTACCCAGGATTTTGCGTATCTTTGGTTTGCTGCCGCGATGATTTTTACAGTTATCAGCATCATTTTAGGTACCATGCTGGTTAAAAAACTGACAAAGCCCCTATTGGATATGAAGGATGCAGCTGACCATGTTTCAAAGGGGTACTATGATATTCATTTAAACATTGATTCGAAGGACGAAATTGGCCAGCTGGCAAATGCATTTAATCATATGTCCTCATCTATACAGAAAGAAGACGAAAAGAAAAAGGATTTTCTGGCAAACGTATCGCATGAATTAAGAACTCCCATCAGCTATGTAAAAGGCTACAGTGAAGCACTCATTTCCGAGATGGCAGAATCTGAGGAGGACAGGCAAAAATATTTGCAGCTGATACTTAGAGAGTCAAAAAGGATGGAACGTTTGGTGGGAGACCTGCTTGATTTATCTAAACTTGAATCAGATGAATACAAACTCGAAAAAATGCCGCTGCCTTTGGGACAGCTTATAGAGGATGCTATTGAAAAATACAAGCCTATCCTCCGTGAAAAAATTTGGATTTACAATACCGCCTGGATCCTGAAGTAA